The proteins below come from a single Sorghum bicolor cultivar BTx623 chromosome 4, Sorghum_bicolor_NCBIv3, whole genome shotgun sequence genomic window:
- the LOC8074651 gene encoding receptor-like protein 2: protein MAFSGLIPAVLLLSLSLSLFSHASKPCVEQEKASLLQFLAGLTRDSGLAVSWHKHNGTADCCSWDGVTCDTNGTVVEVSLAVRGLEGHISPALGDLTGLRRLNLSHNSLSGDLPLERLVSAGRVVVVDVSFNRLSGELGELPLPLPAASSSSATHGRPLPLPLQALNVSSNMFTGDFPSSSWNLTPNLVVLNASNNSFSGQVPSSFCLASPSSSIAVLDLQYNKFSGAIPPALGNCSMLRVLRIGHNNLSGTIPDELFKSTSLLERLGLRNAGLRGTLDGAHVAKLTAMVALDLGENNFTGKVPESIGQLRRLEELLLDYNQMSGELPPSLCNCTSLTNINIKNNNFGGELSSVNFATLQNLKRLDVAANNFTGTIPESIYSCTNLMALRVSGNNLHGELSPRILNLKSLTFLSLYYNNFTNITKAFQILKSSSSIRTLLVGKNFMREAMPQDQTMDGFGNLQALGIHHCSLTGKIPTWVSKLRNLEVLLLSHNRLEGQIPSWIKDLNRLSYLDLSNNSLSGKLPTELLHMTMLKSIKPAAHLDPGFFAMPIYISISHPYRQASAFPKVLDLSNNDFTGRIPGDIGQLEALNTLNLSFNRLDGEIPHSLCNLTNLQFLDLSSNLLTGEIPAALKKLHFLSMFNVSNNDLEGPVPTEGQLSTFPNSSFDGNPKLCGSMLTHRCNPNYPIEAAPTSIVITRDCSEKIIFAVAFAVSFGLGVLYDQLVLSTFSCCFQS, encoded by the coding sequence ATGGCATTCTCTGGCCTCATTCCCGCCGTGCTGctgctctccctctccctctccctgttCTCTCACGCCAGCAAACCGTGCGTGGAGCAGGAGAAAGCCTCCCTCCTCCAGTTTCTCGCCGGCCTGACGAGGGACAGCGGCCTTGCCGTgtcgtggcacaagcacaacggCACGGCAGACTGCTGTTCATGGGACGGCGTCACCTGCGACACGAACGGGACGGTCGTCGAGGTCTCGCTGGCCGTCAGAGGCCTCGAAGGGCATATCTCGCCGGCTCTTGGTGACCTCACCGGACTGCGGCGCCTCAACCTCTCCCACAACTCGCTGTCCGGTGACCTGCCGCTCGAGCGGCTCGTGTCCGCCGGCAGGGTTGTCGTCGTCGACGTCAGCTTCAACCGCCTCAGCGGAGAGCTAGGCGAGctgccactgccactgccaGCAGCATCATCGTCTTCGGCCACCCACGGCcgcccgctgccgctgccgttgCAGGCGCTGAACGTCTCCAGCAACATGTTCACCGGAGATTTCCCATCGAGCTCATGGAACCTGACGCCAAATCTGGTGGTGCTCAACGCCAGCAACAACAGCTTTAGCGGGCAGGTGCCGTCTTCTTTCtgccttgcatcaccatcctccTCCATTGCTGTGCTTGACCTCCAGTACAACAAGTTCAGTGGCGCCATCCCGCCTGCGCTTGGCAATTGCTCCATGCTCAGGGTGCTCAGGATTGGTCACAACAATCTGTCAGGGACTATCCCGGATGAACTCTTCAAATCTACCTCCCTGCTAGAGCGCCTCGGACTTCGCAACGCTGGGCTACGAGGAACACTTGATGGTGCACACGTGGCCAAGCTCACTGCCATGGTTGCTCTAGACCTTGGAGAGAACAATTTCACCGGCAAGGTTCCAGAATCCATAGGCCAGCTCAGGAGATTGGAGGAGCTCCTTTTGGACTACAACCAGATGTCTGGGGAGCTGCCACCGAGTCTTTGCAACTGTACAAGCCTCACAAACATTAACATCAAGAACAACAACTTTGGTGGAGAGCTCAGCAGTGTCAACTTTGCCACACTGCAAAATCTAAAACGATTAGATGTTGCAGCAAACAACTTCACCGGTACGATCCCGGAAAGCATCTACTCCTGCACAAATTTGATGGCGCTGCGAGTGTCTGGGAACAATTTACATGGTGAGCTCTCTCCAAGGATACTCAACCTCAAGTCCCTCACCTTCCTATCACTTTATTACAACAACTTCACAAACATCACAAAGGCATTTCAGATCCTAAAGAGCTCTAGTAGTATCAGGACCTTGCTTGTGGGCAAGAATTTCATGCGTGAAGCCATGCCACAGGACCAAACCATGGATGGTTTTGGAAATCTGCAAGCTCTTGGAATACATCACTGCTCATTAACTGGGAAGATACCAACATGGGTGTCAAAACTCAGAAACCTCGAGGTATTGCTTCTAAGCCACAACCGATTGGAAGGACAGATACCAAGCTGGATCAAGGACCTAAACCGTCTCTCATATCTGGACCTATCAAATAACAGCCTTTCTGGGAAGCTTCCAACAGAACTATTGCATATGACAATGCTTAAATCAATCAAGCCTGCAGCTCATTTGGATCCAGGTTTTTTTGCCATGCCTATTTATATCAGTATTTCGCATCCATACCGCCAGGCCAGTGCTTTCCCTAAAGTGCTGGACTTGAGCAACAATGACTTCACTGGGAGGATCCCTGGAGACATTGGTCAGTTAGAAGCGCTCAATACACTCAACCTAAGCTTCAACAGATTGGATGGAGAAATCCCACATTCTCTCTGTAACCTCACCAACCTGCAGTTTCTAGATTTATCCAGCAATCTTCTAACCGGTGAGATCCCAGCGGCTCTGAAAAAACTGCATTTCCTTTCCATGTTCAACGTCTCTAACAATGACCTGGAAGGGCCTGTTCCAACAGAAGGGCAACTAAGTACATTTCCAAATTCTAGTTTTGATGGCAACCCAAAGCTCTGTGGCTCTATGCTTACTCATCGGTGTAATCCTAATTATCCTATAGAAGCAGCTCCAACATCCATTGTGATCACAAGAGACTGCAGCGAGAAGATCATTTTCGCCGTCGCCTTTGCTGTGTCCTTTGGACTGGGAGTGCTATACGACCAGCTAGTTCTCTCCACATTTAGCTGCTGCTTTCAGTCGTAA